A window from Littorina saxatilis isolate snail1 linkage group LG9, US_GU_Lsax_2.0, whole genome shotgun sequence encodes these proteins:
- the LOC138976879 gene encoding PRKR-interacting protein 1 homolog: MASKKDGKEETTVTIAKTPAELQRMRLDKLMKNPAKPVFIPEGSRDSKMKEPPEFIRNVWGSSAGAGSGDFHVYRGVRRREYARQKFNNEMTVKLTAEEEYHKKVEENKKAAEERTAKKRAKRQKKKQKVKSKKMKDDNKDEDDSSSEEEEEGSDGK; the protein is encoded by the exons ATGGCGTCGAAAAAAGACGGCAAAGAAGAAACGACAGTTACTATTGCTAAAACTCCGGCGGAGTTGCAGCGAATGAGATTAGACAAGCTTATGAAGAATCCA GCCAAACCTGTGTTTATTCCAGAGGGTTCCAGGGATTCCAAGATGAAAGAGCCACCTGAGTTTATTAGAAATGTGTGGG GATCCAGTGCTGGAGCGGGCAGCGGTGACTTTCACGTGTACAGAGGTGTAAGGCGTCGGGAATATGCTCGCCAAAAGTTCAACAATGAAATGACAGTTAAA CTGACAGCGGAGGAGGAATATCACAAGAAGGTAGAGGAGAACAAGAAGGCGGCAGAAGAACGGACCGCCAAGAAAAGAGCAAAGAG acagaagaagaaacaaaaggtGAAGAGCAAGAAGATGAAGGATGACAACAAAGACG AGGACGACTCATCTtcagaggaggaggaagaggggagTGATGGAAAATGA
- the LOC138976875 gene encoding BPTI/Kunitz domain-containing protein 4-like: MKSFLCSLGLLLVVGYCVHSSPLEAASETRERRGGHWPAHCGAVCAIECPYGNVLDSTACPTCDCHEAPGCPQIQCPIPCPNSYKIVNGCSSCECQ, translated from the exons ATGAAGAGCTTTCTGTGCAGCCTTGGTCTTCTCCTGGTGGTGGGCTACTGTGTTCACTCCAGCCCGCTGGAAGCAGCGTCGGAGACCC GTGAGCGTAGAGGCGGCCATTGGCCGGCACACTGCGGTGCGGTGTGTGCGATAGAGTGTCCCTATGGCAACGTGCTGGATTCCACGGCCTGTCCGACATGCGATTGCCATGAAG CTCCGGGGTGCCCTCAGATTCAGTGCCCCATACCGTGCCCGAACAGCTATAAGATCGTGAACGGGTGCTCATCGTGCGAGTGCCAGTAA